A single region of the Lycium barbarum isolate Lr01 chromosome 2, ASM1917538v2, whole genome shotgun sequence genome encodes:
- the LOC132627719 gene encoding transcription factor RAX3-like, protein MGRAPCCDKNNVKRGPWSPEEDAKLKSYIDQNGTGGNWIALPQKIGLKRCGKSCRLRWLNYLRPNIKHGGFSEEEDRIICSLYISIGSRWSIIAAQLPGRTDNDIKNYWNTKLKKKLFGKQRQKQGSRKGKDINSMPVSNNNNQNPCWPELPIMQQPIQFSNNEPRFFNDHTSIRKLLIKLGGKFSQDDQLTNVAPNSQYPIDNSSMHPIYQNIPINLISSTPIDVLNTQYNMDGADLTTLLPAQSSFTAELECMINNPRKLDGLEFLYEDMFIDKSASTSGGNLDWEAMNPFVLPPPPPPIVDLQQGVIIQEGALDELRYPLAQ, encoded by the exons ATGGGGAGAGCTCCTTGCTGTGACAAAAACAATGTCAAGAGAGGGCCATGGTCACCTGAAGAAGATGCTAAGTTGAAGTCATATATTGATCAGAATGGGACTGGTGGAAACTGGATTGCATTGCCTCAAAAAATTG GCCTTAAGAGATGTGGAAAGAGTTGTAGGCTTAGATGGTTAAATTACTTGCGGCCAAACATCAAGCATGGAGGATTCTCAGAAGAAGAAGATAGGATCATTTGCAGCCTCTACATAAGTATTGGAAGCAG GTGGTCAATAATTGCAGCACAGCTCCCTGGAAGAACTGATAATGATATAAAGAACTACTGGAACACTAAGCTGAAGAAGAAGCTATTTGGAAAACAACGCCAAAAGCAAGGttcaagaaaaggaaaagatATCAACTCCATGCCTGTTTCCAATAACAATAATCAAAACCCTTGTTGGCCTGAGCTTCCCATTATGCAGCAACCAATACAATTCTCAAACAATGAACCAAGATTCTTTAATGACCATACATCCATCAGAAAGCTATTAATCAAGCTTGGAGGTAAATTTTCACAAGATGACCAATTGACAAATGTTGCGCCAAATTCCCAATACCCAATCGATAATTCATCGATGCATCCGATATATCAGAATATTCCAATCAATTTGATCTCTTCCACTCCAATAGATGTCCTAAATACTCAATACAACATGGATGGGGCAGATTTAACCACACTTCTTCCAGCACAAAGCAGTTTTACAGCTGAGCTTGAGTGTATGATTAATAATCCACGAAAATTAGATGGTCTTGAATTTTTGTATGAGGATATGTTTATTGATAAATCTGCGTCTACTTCTGGAGGAAACTTGGACTGGGAAGCGATGAATCCTTTTGtacttcctcctcctcctcctcctattGTCGATCTTCAACAAGGTGTTATAATCCAAGAGGGTGCACTTGATGAGCTTAGATATCCCTTGGCACAATAG
- the LOC132627721 gene encoding G-type lectin S-receptor-like serine/threonine-protein kinase At4g27290, whose product MNTSSAVLKVTKSGKIDLFSDKNEIIWSTNTSRSVQSPVALLLDSGNLVVKDANDGNPENFLWQSFNFPTDTFLPNQKLGGNFKTGHEVYLSAWKNDKDPTPGEFTFHIDPTGYPQALIRRGTRVSSRAGPWNDLQWNGAPAPLQIQSSIYTFQFVFNKEEVYYRYSPINNGYIQRCTWEDPLDTCDTYNLCGAYGSCVIDSSPFCGCLEKFVPKYPQQWEKGDWSEGCVRRKPYHCNKEHVFLKYSGIKLPDIKHSQYDKTTTLEARRQLVCSRNCSCTAYSSLDISNGDKGCLFWCEELIDIRKLSGRGQDIYIRTDSSELVSEAGSNKKKAKILAVSFSLLMAMILLGLILLLYIRKKKKLKL is encoded by the exons ATGAATACATCTTCTGCTGTTTTGAAGGTTACCAAATCAGGGAAAATTGATCTTTTTAGTGACAAGAATGAAATTATATGGTCCACTAACACTTCACGATCAGTCCAAAGTCCAGTTGCACTACTTTTGGATTCAGGTAATCTTGTTGTGAAAGATGCAAATGATGGAAATCCAGAAAATTTCCTTTGGCAGAGCTTCAATTTTCCAACTGATACGTTCTTGCCTAATCAGAAGCTTGGCGGAAATTTTAAAACTGGTCATGAGGTATATCTTTCAGCTTGGAAGAACGATAAGGATCCAACTCCAGGGGAATTTACTTTCCATATTGATCCTACTGGATATCCACAGGCCCTCATCAGACGTGGCACAAGGGTATCATCACGAGCAGGACCATGGAATGATTTACAGTGGAATGGAGCCCCCGCACCACTACAAATACAAAGCAGCATATAtacatttcaatttgttttcaaTAAGGAGGAGGTTTACTATAGATATTCTCCGATTAACAATGGTTATATACAACGTTGTACATGGGAGGATCCTCTGGATACTTGTGATACATATAACTTATGTGGTGCCTATGGGAGCTGTGTCATAGATAGTTCCCCTTTTTGTGGATGTTTGGAAAAGTTTGTACCTAAATATCCACAGCAATGGGAAAAGGGAGATTGGTCAGAAGGGTGTGTTCGGAGGAAACCATATCATTGCAACAAGGAACATGTATTTCTTAAATATTCTGGAATCAAGTTGCCAGATATTAAGCACTCTCAGTACGATAAAACCACGACACTTGAAGCGCGTAGGCAATTAGTATGCTCAAGGAACTGCTCTTGCACAGCTTATTCGAGCCTAGATATAAGCAATGGAGATAAAGGTTGCTTGTTTTGGTGTGAGGAGTTGATTGATATCAGAAAGCTCTCTGGAAGAGGACAAGACATTTATATCAGGACGGATTCTTCAGAGCTAG TATCTGAGGCAGGTTCAAATAAAAAGAAGGCAAAGATACTCGCGGTGAGCTTCTCATTGTTGATGGCAATGATTCTGCTAGGCCTGATTCTGTTGTTGTAcataaggaagaagaagaaactaAAACTCTAA